The following are encoded in a window of Planctomyces sp. SH-PL62 genomic DNA:
- a CDS encoding ParB/RepB/Spo0J family partition protein, with the protein MGKLDELLKAGGANIAESMGAGRPRMGSPDPGASPRTSAVPSRWQGVAKSKNAVEVPVDKIVPDPDQPREEFEPDALQRLAESLRTRGQLQPIRVRWDEAADRYVVICGERRWRAAGIAGLATLTCVVSEGPIDEGELRALQLIENCLREDLKPIEQAKAFKALMERNGWSGNQAAKALGVAQPTVVRALALLELPAPVQERVEQGTLPPGTAYEIGKIHDADIQRELAERVVSEGLSRAETVEAVRVAAVRAPSTVGKGRGAGRAGKVPTTRTLRAAGCKITVENRKGVDDALLAAALRDALVQISPRDEQAA; encoded by the coding sequence ATGGGTAAGCTCGACGAACTGCTGAAGGCCGGCGGGGCGAACATCGCCGAGAGCATGGGCGCGGGACGGCCCCGCATGGGCTCGCCGGATCCCGGCGCATCGCCCCGCACGTCGGCCGTCCCCAGCCGCTGGCAGGGGGTGGCCAAGAGCAAGAACGCCGTCGAGGTGCCGGTGGACAAGATCGTCCCCGACCCCGACCAGCCCCGCGAGGAATTCGAGCCCGACGCGCTCCAGCGGCTGGCGGAATCGCTCCGCACCCGGGGGCAGCTCCAGCCGATCCGGGTCCGCTGGGACGAGGCCGCGGATCGCTACGTCGTCATCTGCGGAGAACGTCGCTGGCGCGCGGCCGGGATCGCGGGCCTGGCGACCCTCACGTGCGTGGTGTCCGAGGGGCCGATCGACGAGGGCGAGCTGAGGGCCCTGCAATTGATCGAAAACTGCCTGCGCGAAGACCTGAAGCCCATCGAGCAGGCCAAGGCCTTCAAGGCCCTGATGGAGCGGAACGGCTGGTCGGGCAACCAGGCCGCCAAGGCCCTGGGCGTCGCCCAGCCGACCGTCGTCCGGGCGCTGGCGCTCCTGGAGCTTCCCGCCCCCGTGCAGGAGCGAGTGGAGCAGGGGACCCTGCCGCCGGGGACGGCCTATGAGATCGGCAAGATCCACGACGCCGACATCCAGCGCGAGCTGGCCGAGCGGGTCGTCTCCGAAGGCCTGAGCCGGGCCGAGACCGTCGAGGCTGTCCGCGTCGCGGCCGTGCGGGCGCCGTCGACCGTCGGCAAGGGGAGGGGGGCGGGCCGGGCCGGCAAGGTCCCCACCACCCGGACCCTGAGGGCCGCCGGATGCAAGATCACGGTCGAGAACCGCAAGGGGGTCGACGACGCCCTCCTCGCCGCCGCGCTCCGCGACGCCCTCGTCCAGATCTCGCCCCGGGATGAGCAGGCCGCCTGA